A portion of the Enterobacter sp. SA187 genome contains these proteins:
- the folK gene encoding 2-amino-4-hydroxy-6-hydroxymethyldihydropteridine diphosphokinase has protein sequence MTLAYIAIGSNLASPLEQVNAAITALGEIPHSQIVALSPFYRTPPLGPQDQPDYLNAAVALETTLDAEALLDHTQRIELAQGRVRKAERWGPRTLDLDIMLFGDEVINTSRLTVPHYDMHNRGFMLWPLFEIAPEALFPDGTPLACVLTQCGAPKPALW, from the coding sequence ATGACGCTGGCGTATATCGCTATCGGCAGCAATCTGGCCTCACCTCTTGAGCAGGTGAACGCGGCCATCACGGCGCTGGGAGAGATCCCGCACAGCCAGATTGTTGCGCTTTCACCGTTTTACCGCACGCCGCCCCTTGGCCCGCAGGATCAACCCGATTACCTGAACGCCGCCGTCGCGCTTGAAACCACGCTTGATGCCGAAGCCCTGCTCGATCATACCCAGCGTATTGAGCTGGCGCAGGGTCGGGTACGCAAAGCCGAGCGCTGGGGGCCGCGCACCCTCGATCTGGACATCATGCTGTTTGGCGATGAGGTGATTAACACGTCCCGCCTGACGGTTCCCCATTACGACATGCATAACCGTGGCTTTATGCTGTGGCCGCTGTTTGAAATTGCCCCGGAAGCGCTCTTCCCGGACGGCACGCCCCTCGCCTGCGTACTGACGCAGTGCGGCGCGCCAAAACCCGCCCTCTGGTAA
- the pcnB gene encoding polynucleotide adenylyltransferase PcnB: MFTRVANFCRKVLSREESMAEDVAIAEPKMTVIPREQHTISRKDISENALKVLYRLNKAGYESYLVGGGVRDLLLGKKPKDFDVTTNATPDQVRKLFRNCRLVGRRFRLAHVMFGPEIIEVATFRGHHEEQAADRTTSQRGQNGMLLRDNIFGSIEDDAQRRDFTINSLYYSVADFTVRDYVGGMRDLEDGVIRLIGNPETRYREDPVRMLRAVRFAAKLHMRISDETAEPIPRLATLINDVPPARLFEESLKLLQAGYGYETYKLLREYSLFQPLFPTITRYFTESGDTPMERIIDQVLKNTDNRIHNDMRVNPAFLFAAMLWYPQLETAQRIAQESGLTYHDAFALAMNDVLDEACRTLAIPKRITTLVRDIWQLQLRMSRRQGKRAWKLMEHPKFRAAYDLMALRAEAENNHELQRLTQWWGEFQVSAPPAQKGMLDVLDDEPQERRRHRRPRKRAPRREGSA; encoded by the coding sequence ATTTTTACCCGAGTCGCTAATTTTTGCCGCAAGGTGCTAAGCCGCGAGGAGAGCATGGCCGAAGACGTCGCCATCGCCGAACCAAAGATGACGGTTATCCCGCGTGAGCAGCACACGATTTCCCGCAAAGATATCAGTGAAAATGCCCTCAAGGTCCTCTATCGCCTGAATAAAGCCGGCTATGAGTCATACCTGGTCGGCGGCGGGGTGCGTGACCTGTTGCTGGGCAAAAAGCCAAAAGATTTCGACGTCACCACCAACGCCACGCCGGATCAGGTGCGTAAGCTGTTCCGCAACTGCCGTCTGGTCGGTCGTCGTTTTCGTCTTGCGCACGTGATGTTTGGCCCGGAGATTATCGAGGTCGCCACTTTCCGCGGGCATCATGAAGAGCAGGCTGCCGATCGCACCACTTCCCAGCGTGGCCAGAATGGCATGCTGCTGCGCGATAACATTTTCGGCTCCATCGAAGATGATGCGCAGCGCCGCGATTTCACCATCAACAGCCTCTATTACAGCGTCGCCGATTTTACCGTGCGCGATTATGTGGGCGGGATGCGCGATCTGGAAGACGGCGTGATCCGTCTGATCGGCAATCCGGAAACCCGCTATCGGGAAGATCCGGTGCGTATGCTGCGCGCGGTGCGCTTTGCCGCCAAACTGCATATGCGTATCAGCGACGAAACCGCCGAGCCGATCCCGCGCCTGGCGACGCTCATCAACGACGTGCCGCCGGCGCGCCTGTTTGAAGAGTCCCTCAAGCTTTTGCAGGCGGGCTACGGTTACGAAACCTATAAGCTGCTGCGCGAATACAGCCTTTTCCAGCCGCTGTTCCCGACCATTACCCGCTACTTTACCGAGAGCGGCGATACGCCGATGGAACGCATCATCGATCAGGTGCTGAAGAATACCGATAACCGCATTCATAACGATATGCGCGTCAATCCAGCCTTCCTGTTCGCCGCCATGCTGTGGTATCCGCAGCTGGAAACCGCGCAGCGCATCGCCCAGGAAAGCGGGCTGACCTATCACGACGCCTTTGCGCTGGCGATGAACGATGTGCTCGACGAAGCCTGCCGCACGCTGGCTATTCCGAAACGCATTACCACGCTGGTGCGCGATATCTGGCAGCTACAGCTGCGCATGTCCCGTCGTCAGGGTAAACGCGCCTGGAAGCTGATGGAGCATCCGAAATTCCGCGCCGCCTACGATTTGATGGCGCTGCGTGCCGAAGCGGAAAACAACCACGAACTGCAACGTCTGACGCAGTGGTGGGGTGAATTCCAGGTATCCGCGCCACCGGCGCAAAAAGGCATGCTCGACGTGCTGGACGACGAACCGCAGGAACGTCGCCGTCACCGCCGTCCGCGCAAACGCGCGCCGCGCCGCGAAGGCAGCGCATGA
- the gluQRS gene encoding tRNA glutamyl-Q(34) synthetase GluQRS has protein sequence MPDADYIGRFAPSPSGELHFGSLIAALGSYLQARAHAGRWLVRIEDIDPPREVPGAANTILRQLEHYGLHWDGDVLWQSRRHDAYRDILQQLHQQERCYYCTCTRARIQSIGGVYDGYCRTRGNGPENAALRLIQHQPVTRFHDRLRGEIVADAALAHEDFIIHRRDGLFAYNLAVVVDDHFQGVTEIVRGADLIEPTVRQISLYQLLGWAVPEYIHLPLALNAAGDKLSKQNHAPALPQGDPRPILISALAFLNQDVTEEWQDLSVDALLQRAVQNWSLSRVPEQACVNPAFSNAPR, from the coding sequence ATGCCTGACGCTGATTATATCGGGCGCTTTGCGCCATCCCCTTCTGGTGAACTCCATTTCGGTTCGCTGATCGCCGCCCTTGGCAGCTATTTACAGGCGCGCGCCCATGCCGGTCGCTGGCTGGTACGTATCGAAGATATTGATCCCCCGCGTGAAGTCCCCGGCGCCGCTAACACTATTCTGCGCCAGCTCGAACACTATGGTTTGCACTGGGATGGCGACGTGCTGTGGCAGTCCCGGCGTCATGACGCCTACCGCGACATTCTGCAACAGCTGCACCAACAAGAGCGCTGCTATTACTGCACCTGCACCAGGGCGCGTATTCAGAGCATTGGCGGCGTCTATGACGGCTACTGCCGGACGCGGGGCAATGGCCCGGAAAACGCTGCGCTGCGGCTTATTCAGCATCAACCGGTGACCCGTTTTCACGATCGGCTGCGCGGCGAGATCGTCGCCGATGCGGCGCTGGCGCATGAAGATTTTATTATTCATCGCCGTGATGGGTTATTTGCATATAATCTGGCGGTGGTGGTGGACGATCATTTCCAGGGCGTGACGGAAATTGTGCGCGGCGCGGATTTGATTGAACCGACGGTACGCCAGATTTCGCTCTATCAACTGCTTGGCTGGGCGGTGCCGGAGTATATCCACCTGCCGCTGGCGCTCAATGCCGCCGGCGATAAGCTGTCGAAGCAGAATCACGCTCCGGCGCTGCCGCAGGGGGACCCGCGCCCCATACTTATCAGCGCGTTAGCGTTTTTAAATCAGGATGTAACAGAAGAATGGCAGGATCTGTCCGTGGACGCCCTGCTACAACGAGCGGTGCAAAACTGGTCCCTGTCACGGGTGCCGGAGCAAGCCTGCGTGAATCCGGCATTCTCAAATGCCCCACGCTGA
- the dksA gene encoding RNA polymerase-binding protein DksA produces MQEGQNRKTSSLSILAIAGVEPYQEKPGEEYMNEAQLTHFKRILEAWRNQLRDEVDRTVTHMQDEAANFPDPVDRAAQEEEFSLELRNRDRERKLIKKIEKTLKKVEDEDFGFCESCGVEIGIRRLEARPTADLCIDCKTLAEIREKQMAG; encoded by the coding sequence ATGCAAGAAGGGCAAAACCGTAAAACATCGTCCCTGAGTATTCTCGCCATCGCTGGGGTGGAGCCATACCAGGAGAAGCCGGGCGAAGAGTATATGAACGAAGCCCAGCTCACGCATTTCAAACGCATTCTGGAAGCGTGGCGTAATCAACTTAGGGACGAAGTCGATCGCACTGTCACACATATGCAGGACGAAGCCGCTAACTTCCCTGATCCGGTAGACCGTGCCGCACAGGAAGAAGAGTTCAGCCTTGAACTGCGTAACCGTGACCGCGAACGTAAACTGATCAAAAAGATCGAGAAAACGCTTAAGAAAGTGGAAGACGAAGACTTCGGCTTCTGCGAGTCCTGCGGTGTTGAAATCGGCATTCGCCGCCTGGAAGCCCGTCCTACGGCTGACCTGTGCATCGACTGCAAAACACTGGCAGAAATCCGCGAAAAACAAATGGCGGGTTAA
- the sfsA gene encoding DNA/RNA nuclease SfsA, with protein MQFSPPLQSATLIQRYKRFLADVVTPTGETLTLHCPNTGAMTGCATPGDTVWYSTSENTKRKYAHTWELTQTQAGAWICVNTLRANMLVKEALMADRLPTLTGYSTLKSEVKYGSEQSRIDFMLQAEDRRNCYIEVKSVTLADKAQGYFPDAVTLRGQKHLRELMSVAAAGDRAVLLFAVLHSAIDRFSPARHIDPKYAQLLSEAQRQGVEILIYKAELSAEIMSLTMPLSAEF; from the coding sequence ATGCAGTTTTCTCCGCCGCTTCAGTCCGCCACCCTGATCCAGCGTTATAAACGCTTTCTGGCGGATGTGGTGACGCCCACAGGTGAAACCCTGACCCTGCACTGCCCGAATACCGGCGCGATGACCGGTTGCGCGACGCCTGGCGACACCGTCTGGTATTCCACTTCAGAAAATACTAAACGGAAATATGCACACACCTGGGAATTAACTCAAACGCAAGCGGGCGCGTGGATTTGCGTCAATACTTTGCGCGCCAATATGTTAGTGAAAGAGGCATTAATGGCAGATCGTTTGCCAACACTAACGGGCTATAGCACTTTGAAAAGTGAAGTGAAATATGGTTCTGAGCAGAGCCGTATTGATTTCATGTTACAGGCAGAAGACCGCCGCAACTGCTATATTGAAGTGAAATCAGTCACGCTGGCCGATAAGGCGCAGGGCTATTTCCCCGATGCGGTCACGCTGCGGGGGCAGAAGCATCTGCGTGAGTTGATGAGCGTGGCGGCCGCAGGGGATCGGGCAGTGCTGTTGTTTGCCGTGCTGCATTCAGCCATTGACCGATTTTCACCGGCTCGCCACATTGATCCTAAATACGCACAGCTTCTCAGTGAAGCGCAGCGGCAGGGGGTAGAAATTCTGATTTATAAAGCGGAACTTTCTGCCGAAATTATGAGTCTGACAATGCCGCTATCTGCCGAATTTTAA